One part of the Deltaproteobacteria bacterium genome encodes these proteins:
- the lnt gene encoding apolipoprotein N-acyltransferase produces MISRLPGGLTLSQVLAVLLSGLLLTAAFPKFSQTYLLLIALVPLFWALRGLSGRNAFLLGFINGLTNNLTLFYWIVYVTHVYGHLPLILGFAILLLLAAYLSLYRGFWAWGVSWGQRRGLNLLWWAPALWVALEFVQACLFTGFPWELLGYALYDCRLLVQLADLTGVYGLSFVIVLVNQAIFCLLLTFGEAERRQRLQALILTLIITGGTIAYGHFRVQNIQRRAAQSPQLPVAVVQGNIEQGQKWNPEFQQATIDIYAELTRQISRAQPHLVIWPETAAPFFFLREPQMSRQVENIAQQAQSYLLFGSPAFEFQESGEQKFYNRAYLLSPQGKVTGSYDKAHLVPYGEYVPLRRYFFFVGKMVPMVGDFASGPPGVVLSTPKVDVGTLICFESIFPELSRAMAQNGANLLVNITNDAWFGTTSAPYQHLSMAVLRAVENRLSLARAANTGFSAFIHPDGRIIWRSELFVATAESATLPLGPGNSFYSRFGNIFAYLCLGLVGLGLLAGGWRRNYQDFHCQGKNVRG; encoded by the coding sequence ATGATCTCTCGTCTTCCTGGTGGTCTGACCCTTAGCCAGGTGCTGGCGGTGCTGCTGTCGGGATTATTATTAACCGCGGCTTTCCCCAAATTCAGCCAGACTTACCTGTTGCTGATCGCGCTGGTGCCGCTTTTCTGGGCTCTTAGGGGTTTGAGCGGTCGGAATGCCTTCCTGTTAGGCTTTATTAATGGGTTGACTAATAACTTGACTCTGTTTTATTGGATCGTTTATGTCACTCATGTGTATGGCCATCTCCCTTTGATACTGGGCTTTGCCATTCTGCTGCTACTGGCCGCCTATTTAAGTTTATACCGCGGCTTCTGGGCCTGGGGGGTCAGTTGGGGGCAGCGGCGGGGTCTGAATCTGCTCTGGTGGGCGCCGGCCCTATGGGTCGCCCTGGAGTTTGTACAGGCCTGTCTCTTCACCGGCTTTCCCTGGGAATTACTGGGGTATGCCCTTTATGATTGTCGGCTCCTGGTCCAACTTGCTGATCTTACCGGGGTCTATGGCCTGTCCTTTGTGATCGTCTTGGTTAATCAGGCGATTTTCTGTCTGCTACTGACCTTTGGGGAAGCCGAAAGACGGCAACGTCTCCAGGCCCTGATTCTGACCCTGATCATCACCGGCGGCACCATTGCCTATGGCCACTTCCGGGTGCAGAATATCCAGCGCCGGGCTGCCCAAAGTCCACAATTACCGGTAGCGGTGGTGCAAGGCAATATTGAACAGGGCCAGAAGTGGAACCCCGAGTTTCAGCAGGCCACGATCGATATTTATGCCGAGCTGACCCGGCAGATCAGCCGCGCCCAGCCGCATCTGGTGATCTGGCCGGAAACCGCCGCACCTTTTTTCTTCTTGCGGGAGCCGCAGATGTCCCGGCAGGTAGAGAACATTGCCCAACAGGCCCAGAGCTATTTGCTGTTTGGCAGCCCGGCCTTTGAGTTCCAGGAATCGGGGGAGCAAAAATTTTACAATCGGGCTTATCTGCTTTCTCCCCAGGGTAAGGTGACGGGCAGCTATGATAAAGCCCACCTGGTGCCCTACGGCGAATATGTGCCTTTACGGCGGTATTTCTTTTTTGTCGGCAAAATGGTGCCCATGGTGGGAGATTTTGCCTCTGGTCCTCCAGGGGTGGTCTTATCCACCCCAAAGGTGGACGTAGGCACGCTGATCTGTTTTGAGTCCATTTTCCCGGAGTTGAGCCGGGCCATGGCCCAAAATGGCGCTAATTTGCTGGTCAATATTACCAATGACGCCTGGTTTGGCACCACCAGCGCCCCTTATCAACATCTTTCCATGGCCGTGCTGCGGGCCGTGGAAAACCGGCTCAGTCTGGCCCGAGCCGCCAATACCGGGTTCAGCGCCTTTATTCATCCCGATGGGCGGATCATCTGGCGGTCTGAACTCTTTGTTGCGACCGCAGAATCCGCCACCTTACCCTTGGGGCCGGGCAACAGTTTTTACAGTCGCTTCGGCAACATCTTTGCTTACCTGTGCCTGGGGCTGGTGGGGTTGGGCCTGCTAGCCGGAGGCTGGCGGCGGAATTATCAGGATTTTCATTGTCAAGGCAAAAATGTCCGGGGATGA